The [Bacillus] selenitireducens MLS10 genome includes a region encoding these proteins:
- a CDS encoding NfeD family protein: MEMLEFATVGFIVVFIATLFIFGELMVRMRGLFAVLGILLMAMYFSFHISGTESLWIVLLYLIGLTLIIFDGKVTADGSVGIFGIAFMVTAIAIPAPGWIYGTLVAMALVLAAPTSYLFTKVFKKRQMWNKILFEDKLTSDKGYNSMNDSYRDLIGKKGLTKTPFRPTGTVEVEGRMYSATTDNQWLNEETPVTVIAADGTRIVVVEDKEDASIPSEV; the protein is encoded by the coding sequence ATGGAGATGCTTGAATTTGCGACGGTCGGTTTCATCGTTGTATTCATTGCAACCTTGTTTATATTTGGTGAGCTGATGGTCAGAATGCGGGGATTGTTCGCTGTTTTGGGGATCCTGCTTATGGCTATGTACTTTTCGTTTCATATTTCCGGAACAGAGAGTCTGTGGATCGTTCTCCTGTACCTGATTGGCCTGACGTTAATTATTTTTGATGGTAAAGTGACAGCGGACGGTTCTGTCGGTATTTTCGGTATTGCCTTTATGGTAACGGCGATCGCAATACCTGCGCCTGGCTGGATCTATGGCACGCTGGTTGCAATGGCGCTCGTTCTTGCGGCACCGACTTCATATCTGTTTACGAAGGTTTTCAAGAAAAGACAGATGTGGAATAAGATCTTATTTGAAGACAAATTAACCAGTGATAAAGGTTATAATTCCATGAACGACTCGTACCGTGATTTAATTGGAAAAAAGGGACTGACGAAAACACCGTTTCGTCCTACAGGTACCGTTGAGGTAGAGGGTCGTATGTACAGTGCAACGACTGATAATCAGTGGTTAAATGAAGAGACGCCTGTTACCGTCATTGCAGCTGACGGTACAAGAATCGTTGTTGTTGAAGATAAAGAGGACGCTTCAATTCCGTCGGAAGTCTGA